Proteins encoded within one genomic window of Streptomyces profundus:
- a CDS encoding substrate-binding domain-containing protein — translation MDNFRWDVALAVLGLVVPIIAALYEFVFVGRKRLGYRVQMDTIATDEVHSAYGGALQRLEHDNGSRLRDPSFVLLRFENNGATHVDESDYAVPEGDKVGIRVLFPGRRVAGMVVTELSNEHLRPSFEGDSGLEVRDGAILLPKIPMNRGTHYKVLAALERENDEPRPPGTEFAPPKVVGAVKGGVGSGDIPETRSRTGTSLPTIALICFLAAVIVTQLGISLASDDTTAPLDCATGHLTLTGSTAFAPVLEQAADAYRDTCPEAEITVATSGSAQGLAALDRAGRDHKDGAPATLAFSDGPKEEGYPILLPRPVALSLFTLVANEEAGVQDLSLAQIRRIFDGTHTNWTELGGADLPIRLVSRHDDSGTRRTFQRQVLDGRREPASTSDNCRDRDPGATDQVIRCERRTTADLLAAVADTPGAIGYAELGAATERDDLPLLRIDGHAAATEAADHGAYPFWETELAYTYGELPADSLAASFLRYLTNEVGRDIIRAHGHRPCTELQNPLLCQPE, via the coding sequence CTACCGCGTCCAGATGGACACCATCGCCACCGACGAGGTCCACTCCGCCTACGGCGGCGCGCTCCAGCGCCTCGAACACGACAACGGCAGCCGGCTGCGCGATCCGTCGTTCGTGCTGCTGCGCTTCGAGAACAACGGCGCGACCCATGTCGACGAGAGCGACTACGCCGTGCCCGAGGGGGACAAGGTCGGCATCCGTGTCCTCTTCCCCGGCCGGCGGGTGGCGGGCATGGTGGTGACCGAGCTGAGCAACGAGCATCTGCGGCCGTCGTTCGAGGGCGACTCGGGGCTCGAAGTCCGCGACGGCGCCATCCTGTTGCCCAAGATCCCGATGAACCGGGGCACCCACTACAAGGTGTTGGCGGCACTGGAGCGCGAGAACGACGAACCCCGCCCGCCGGGTACGGAGTTCGCCCCGCCCAAGGTGGTCGGCGCCGTCAAGGGCGGGGTCGGCTCCGGGGACATCCCGGAGACCAGAAGCCGCACCGGAACCTCCCTCCCCACCATCGCGCTGATCTGCTTCCTCGCGGCCGTCATCGTCACCCAGCTGGGCATCTCCCTCGCCTCGGACGACACCACGGCCCCGCTGGACTGCGCGACCGGCCACCTCACCCTCACCGGCTCCACCGCGTTCGCCCCGGTGCTGGAACAGGCCGCCGACGCCTACCGGGACACCTGCCCCGAGGCGGAGATCACCGTCGCGACCAGCGGCAGCGCCCAGGGCCTCGCCGCCCTCGACCGCGCGGGCCGGGACCATAAGGACGGGGCCCCGGCGACGCTCGCCTTCTCCGACGGCCCCAAGGAGGAGGGCTACCCCATCCTGCTGCCGCGCCCGGTGGCGCTCTCCCTGTTCACCCTGGTGGCCAACGAGGAGGCCGGCGTCCAGGACCTCTCCCTCGCCCAGATCCGCCGGATCTTCGACGGCACCCACACCAACTGGACGGAGCTGGGCGGCGCCGACCTCCCGATCCGCCTCGTCAGCCGGCACGACGACTCGGGCACCCGCCGCACCTTCCAACGGCAGGTCCTGGACGGCCGCCGCGAGCCGGCCAGCACCTCCGACAACTGCCGCGACCGCGACCCCGGCGCCACCGACCAGGTCATCCGCTGCGAACGCCGCACCACCGCCGACCTGTTGGCCGCCGTCGCCGACACCCCCGGCGCCATCGGCTACGCGGAACTCGGCGCCGCCACCGAACGCGACGACCTACCCCTCCTCCGCATCGACGGCCACGCCGCCGCCACGGAGGCGGCCGACCACGGCGCCTACCCGTTCTGGGAAACCGAACTCGCCTACACCTACGGCGAGCTGCCGGCCGACTCGCTGGCCGCGAGCTTCCTGCGCTACCTCACCAACGAGGTGGGCCGCGACATCATCCGCGCCCACGGCCACCGGCCCTGCACGGAACTCCAGAACCCCCTCCTCTGCCAGCCGGAGTGA
- a CDS encoding SDR family oxidoreductase yields MTTNSEDILVLAATGKTGRRLVPRLRAAGHPVRAASRSAEVRFDWSDRDTWPAALRGAATVYLVPSGDPEPTAPFVQQATEAGVRRFVLLSGRGMDRHASGLFPNVDAAERAVRDSGVEWTIIRANNFNQNFDEDLWHAPLRAGRLALPTGGVPEPFVDVQDVADVAAALLTSDGHHGRAYDISGPRAVTFEEAVATIAAAAGREIRFEELTPEAYRAELLADGVPQEAITEVGNVFDVLRARHLADPADGVRQILGRDPIRFEDYAARTAATGAWS; encoded by the coding sequence ATGACAACCAACAGCGAGGACATCCTGGTACTGGCGGCGACCGGCAAGACCGGGCGTCGGCTGGTGCCCAGGCTGCGCGCGGCGGGCCACCCGGTTCGGGCGGCCTCCCGTTCCGCCGAGGTCCGCTTCGACTGGTCCGACCGGGACACCTGGCCGGCCGCGCTCCGGGGGGCGGCGACCGTCTATCTGGTGCCCTCCGGCGATCCGGAACCGACGGCGCCCTTCGTCCAGCAGGCCACCGAGGCCGGCGTGCGCCGCTTCGTCCTGCTCTCCGGACGCGGCATGGACCGGCACGCGTCGGGGCTCTTCCCGAACGTCGACGCGGCGGAGCGGGCGGTGCGGGACTCGGGCGTGGAGTGGACGATCATCCGTGCGAACAACTTCAACCAGAACTTCGACGAGGATCTGTGGCACGCTCCGCTGCGTGCCGGGCGGCTCGCGCTGCCCACGGGAGGGGTACCGGAACCCTTTGTCGACGTCCAGGACGTGGCCGACGTCGCCGCCGCGCTGCTGACCTCGGACGGGCACCACGGCCGGGCCTACGACATCTCGGGACCACGCGCCGTCACCTTCGAGGAGGCGGTGGCCACGATCGCCGCCGCGGCGGGGCGGGAGATCCGCTTCGAGGAGCTCACCCCGGAGGCGTACCGGGCGGAGCTGCTGGCGGACGGGGTGCCGCAGGAGGCCATCACCGAGGTCGGCAACGTCTTCGATGTGCTCCGCGCCCGCCATCTCGCGGACCCGGCCGACGGGGTGCGGCAGATCCTGGGCCGCGACCCCATCCGCTTCGAGGACTACGCGGCCAGGACGGCCGCCACCGGCGCGTGGTCCTGA
- a CDS encoding GntR family transcriptional regulator has translation MAATARQIADRLRKRITSGELTPGDRLPGEPALVREHGVAKETARRALTLLVAEGLAVRRQGSGTYVREFRPIRRVANRRLARDGWGGGRSIWAADLGERELSVTDVRVAEAAAPEWVLGPLALEEGAAVLVRERVFVVEGEPVQVATSYLPAELVRGSAITRADTGPGGVFARLAELGLEPVRFTEELRARMPGREESERLRLGEATPVVEICRTAFTAAGRAVDLTRMVLDAGVYVLEYHLDG, from the coding sequence ATGGCTGCGACCGCCAGGCAGATCGCCGACCGGCTGCGGAAACGCATCACCTCGGGCGAGCTGACTCCGGGGGATCGGCTGCCGGGCGAGCCCGCGCTGGTGCGCGAGCACGGCGTGGCCAAGGAGACGGCGCGGCGCGCGTTGACGCTGCTGGTCGCCGAAGGGCTTGCCGTGCGCCGTCAGGGCAGCGGCACCTATGTCCGGGAGTTCCGCCCGATCCGCCGGGTGGCCAACCGGCGGCTGGCCAGGGACGGTTGGGGTGGCGGGCGGTCCATCTGGGCCGCTGACCTGGGGGAGCGGGAGCTGTCCGTCACCGACGTGCGGGTGGCGGAGGCGGCGGCGCCGGAGTGGGTGCTGGGTCCGCTGGCGCTGGAGGAGGGTGCGGCCGTGCTGGTCCGGGAGCGGGTGTTCGTGGTCGAGGGGGAGCCCGTCCAGGTGGCTACCTCCTATCTGCCCGCCGAACTGGTGCGAGGCTCGGCGATCACCCGCGCCGACACCGGTCCCGGCGGGGTCTTCGCCCGGCTGGCCGAACTCGGCCTCGAACCGGTTCGTTTCACCGAGGAGTTGCGGGCGCGCATGCCGGGTCGTGAGGAGTCGGAGCGGCTACGGCTGGGCGAGGCGACGCCCGTGGTGGAGATCTGCCGCACCGCGTTCACGGCGGCCGGCCGCGCCGTCGACCTCACCCGCATGGTGCTCGACGCCGGCGTCTACGTCCTGGAGTACCACTTGGACGGATAG
- a CDS encoding ABC transporter substrate-binding protein — MPIRKTTLGGVALALVGALTLSACGGDSGGGDGKVTLQFTWWGTEGRADRYQAAVDLFEEENPDITVQTSFAEFADYWTQRNTDATSGELPDVMQMDLSRLLEYGNGGLLYDLGEFEGNQLDTSTIEENLLASGRANDQLVAVPTGTNVMSLHYNPDLLDELGVEVPDWDYTWDDFHAFIEEVSAAGADLQPRVYGSTDYTMVWWMFMTHLIQRDIEPFSDTGELNFTEDDMREFISSADSLREPENVTFPADRTEQLAPKSGFTAGESAAEVNWDNMLSQSSHDADHDNLQLMPLPSGPDGEKHAFFKPTMQLSVGANSSHPEESALLIDFLINSPEAGDIIGTELGIPASQERLDSLEVEPGSPDERIVEFEERMRDEGHMTEAAPFHPDGFGSVEAEYVDVLGSEFGYGQISVDDFVSRWFSEAENLLASW; from the coding sequence ATGCCCATCAGGAAAACCACACTGGGTGGTGTCGCCTTGGCCCTGGTCGGCGCGCTCACGTTGTCCGCGTGCGGCGGGGACAGTGGGGGCGGCGACGGAAAGGTCACCCTCCAGTTCACCTGGTGGGGCACCGAGGGCCGGGCCGACCGCTATCAGGCCGCCGTCGACCTCTTCGAGGAGGAGAACCCCGATATCACGGTGCAGACCAGCTTCGCGGAGTTCGCCGACTACTGGACGCAGCGCAACACCGACGCCACCTCGGGCGAGCTGCCCGACGTGATGCAGATGGACCTCTCCCGGCTCCTCGAATACGGGAACGGCGGCCTCCTCTACGACCTCGGCGAGTTCGAGGGGAACCAGCTGGACACCTCGACCATCGAGGAGAACCTGCTGGCCTCGGGCCGGGCCAACGACCAGCTGGTCGCCGTGCCCACCGGGACCAATGTGATGTCCCTGCACTACAACCCGGACCTGCTCGACGAGTTGGGGGTGGAGGTTCCCGACTGGGACTACACCTGGGACGACTTCCACGCGTTCATCGAGGAGGTCAGCGCTGCCGGCGCCGACCTCCAGCCGCGGGTCTACGGCTCCACCGACTACACCATGGTCTGGTGGATGTTCATGACGCATCTGATCCAGCGGGACATCGAGCCCTTCTCGGACACCGGCGAGCTGAACTTCACCGAGGACGACATGCGGGAGTTCATCTCCAGCGCGGACTCGCTCCGGGAGCCGGAGAACGTGACGTTCCCCGCCGACCGCACCGAGCAGCTGGCGCCGAAGAGCGGGTTCACCGCCGGTGAGTCGGCGGCCGAGGTCAACTGGGACAACATGCTGAGCCAGTCCTCGCACGACGCCGACCACGACAACCTCCAGCTGATGCCGCTGCCCTCGGGGCCCGACGGTGAGAAGCACGCGTTCTTCAAGCCGACCATGCAGCTGTCGGTCGGCGCCAACTCCTCGCACCCCGAGGAGTCCGCGCTGCTGATCGACTTCCTGATCAACTCCCCCGAGGCGGGCGACATCATCGGCACCGAGCTGGGCATCCCCGCCTCGCAGGAGCGCCTCGACTCGCTTGAGGTCGAGCCGGGCAGCCCCGACGAGCGGATCGTGGAGTTCGAGGAGCGGATGCGGGACGAGGGCCACATGACGGAGGCCGCCCCGTTCCACCCGGACGGCTTCGGCTCGGTCGAGGCCGAGTACGTCGACGTGTTGGGCAGCGAGTTCGGCTACGGACAGATCAGCGTCGACGACTTCGTCAGCCGCTGGTTCTCCGAGGCCGAGAACCTGCTGGCCTCCTGGTGA
- a CDS encoding fumarate reductase/succinate dehydrogenase flavoprotein subunit yields MTSPIEPSQGSAQQSDASGGSHGLGYLDYRVGEPLVDTKAPEGPIEERWARRRFEAKLVNPANRRKYSVIVVGTGLAGGAAGATLAEQGYRVIQFCYQDSPRRAHSIAAQGGINAAKNYRNDGDSVRRLFYDTVKGGDFRARESNVHRLAEASVEIIDQCVAQGVPFAREYGGLLDTRSFGGVQVSRTFYARGQTGQQLLLGAYQALSRQIGAGNVEMHARTEMLDLIVVDGRARGIVARDLVTGRIDVHMADAVVLATGGYGNVFYLSTNAKNSNTTAIWRAHRRGAHFANPCFTQIHPTCIPRSGEHQSKLTLMSESLRNDGRIWVPKERGDTRPPSQIPEDERDYYLERQYPSFGNLVPRDIASRAAKNVCDEGRGVGPGGQGVYLDFADAIARMGRETVEARYGNLFEMYQRITDEDPYQVPMRIYPAIHYTMGGLWVDYDLATTVPGLFAVGEANFSDHGANRLGASALMQGLADGYFVLPATLADFLARHPHDDVATDHPAVTDTVTEVTDRLERLLSNDGDRTPDSFHRELGELLWDECGMSRSEEGLRKALERIPALREEFWQRVKVPGKGQDLNQSLEKANRIVDYLELAELMCLDALHRAESCGGHFREESQTPDGEAERRDDEFAYAAAWEFTEPGQPPVLHKEQLDFSYVHPTQRSYA; encoded by the coding sequence ATGACCTCCCCCATCGAGCCCTCCCAGGGCAGCGCCCAGCAGTCCGACGCCTCAGGGGGCTCCCACGGCCTCGGTTATCTCGACTACCGCGTGGGCGAGCCGCTGGTGGACACCAAGGCGCCCGAAGGTCCGATCGAGGAGCGGTGGGCCAGGCGCCGGTTCGAGGCCAAGCTGGTCAACCCGGCCAACCGGCGCAAGTACTCGGTGATCGTCGTCGGCACCGGCCTCGCCGGCGGGGCCGCAGGCGCGACGCTGGCCGAACAGGGCTACCGCGTCATCCAGTTCTGCTACCAGGACTCGCCGCGCCGGGCGCACTCCATCGCCGCGCAGGGCGGCATCAACGCGGCCAAGAACTACCGCAACGACGGCGACTCGGTGCGCCGGCTGTTCTACGACACGGTGAAGGGCGGCGACTTCCGGGCGCGGGAGTCCAACGTGCACCGGCTGGCCGAGGCGTCGGTGGAGATCATCGACCAGTGCGTGGCGCAGGGCGTGCCGTTCGCCCGCGAGTACGGCGGGCTGCTGGACACCCGTTCGTTCGGCGGCGTCCAGGTGTCGCGGACCTTCTACGCCAGGGGGCAGACGGGGCAGCAGCTGCTGCTCGGCGCCTACCAGGCGCTCTCCCGGCAGATCGGCGCCGGCAACGTGGAGATGCACGCCCGCACCGAGATGCTCGACCTGATCGTGGTGGACGGACGGGCGCGCGGCATCGTGGCCAGGGATCTGGTCACCGGGCGGATCGACGTGCACATGGCGGACGCGGTGGTGTTGGCCACCGGCGGGTACGGCAACGTCTTCTATCTGTCCACCAACGCCAAGAACTCCAACACCACGGCCATCTGGCGGGCGCACCGGCGCGGCGCGCACTTCGCCAACCCGTGCTTCACCCAGATCCACCCCACCTGCATCCCGCGCTCGGGGGAGCACCAGTCCAAGCTCACCCTGATGAGCGAGTCGCTGCGCAACGACGGCCGGATCTGGGTGCCCAAGGAGCGGGGTGACACGCGCCCGCCGAGCCAGATCCCCGAGGACGAGCGCGACTACTACCTTGAGCGGCAGTACCCCTCGTTCGGCAACCTGGTGCCCAGGGACATCGCGTCCCGCGCCGCCAAGAACGTCTGCGACGAGGGGCGCGGCGTCGGCCCCGGCGGGCAGGGCGTCTACCTGGACTTCGCGGACGCCATCGCCCGGATGGGCCGGGAGACGGTGGAGGCCCGCTACGGGAACCTCTTCGAGATGTACCAGCGGATCACCGACGAGGATCCGTACCAGGTGCCGATGCGGATCTACCCGGCCATCCACTACACCATGGGCGGCCTGTGGGTGGACTACGACCTGGCCACCACCGTGCCAGGGCTCTTCGCGGTCGGCGAGGCCAACTTCTCCGACCACGGCGCCAACCGTCTCGGCGCCTCGGCGCTGATGCAGGGTCTCGCCGACGGCTACTTCGTGCTGCCGGCCACGCTGGCCGACTTCCTGGCCAGGCACCCGCACGACGATGTGGCGACGGACCACCCCGCGGTGACGGACACGGTCACCGAGGTGACCGACCGGCTTGAGCGGCTGCTCTCCAACGACGGGGACCGCACGCCCGACTCGTTCCACCGGGAGCTGGGCGAGCTGCTCTGGGACGAGTGCGGGATGTCGCGCTCCGAGGAGGGGCTGCGCAAGGCCCTGGAGCGCATCCCCGCGCTGCGCGAGGAGTTCTGGCAGCGGGTCAAGGTGCCCGGCAAGGGCCAGGATCTGAACCAGTCGCTGGAGAAGGCCAACCGGATCGTCGACTATCTGGAGCTGGCCGAGCTGATGTGCCTGGACGCGCTGCACCGCGCGGAGTCCTGCGGCGGCCACTTCCGGGAGGAGAGCCAGACCCCGGACGGCGAGGCGGAGCGGCGCGACGACGAGTTCGCCTACGCCGCGGCCTGGGAGTTCACCGAGCCCGGGCAGCCTCCGGTGCTGCACAAGGAACAGCTGGACTTCTCCTATGTCCACCCCACCCAGCGGAGCTACGCGTGA
- a CDS encoding succinate dehydrogenase cytochrome b subunit has product MALATRTERRTPTVVRLWRSTIGKKTVMAVSGAVMLLYLIAHMVGNLKVFFGADEMNDYAHWLREIGEPVLHYEWLLWIIRVVLLAAVIAHGVAAYQLSRRDLAARPVGYKHTLARTSYATRTMRWGGVILALFIVWHLLDLTTHTVNPNGEAGKPYENIVATFSTWYGNAIYGVAMIAVGLHIRHGFFSAAQTLGAGSATRDRSLRLIANGLALVLTLGFLSVPIGVMTGIVE; this is encoded by the coding sequence ATGGCACTGGCGACGCGCACCGAGCGCCGAACCCCGACCGTGGTCAGGTTGTGGCGTTCCACCATCGGCAAGAAGACGGTCATGGCCGTCAGCGGCGCGGTGATGCTGCTGTACCTGATCGCCCACATGGTGGGGAACCTCAAGGTCTTCTTCGGCGCCGACGAGATGAACGACTACGCGCACTGGCTGCGCGAGATCGGCGAGCCGGTCCTCCACTACGAGTGGCTGCTCTGGATCATCCGGGTGGTGCTGCTCGCCGCCGTGATCGCCCACGGGGTCGCCGCCTACCAGCTGAGCCGCCGGGACCTCGCCGCCCGTCCGGTGGGGTACAAGCACACGTTGGCCCGCACCAGCTACGCGACCCGCACCATGCGCTGGGGCGGGGTGATCCTGGCCCTGTTCATCGTCTGGCATCTGCTGGACCTGACCACGCACACGGTCAACCCCAACGGTGAGGCGGGCAAGCCGTACGAGAACATCGTGGCCACGTTCAGCACCTGGTACGGCAACGCCATCTACGGGGTGGCCATGATCGCGGTGGGCCTGCACATCCGGCACGGGTTCTTCAGCGCCGCCCAGACCCTCGGTGCCGGCAGCGCCACCCGGGACCGTTCCCTGCGGCTGATCGCCAACGGTCTGGCCCTGGTGCTGACCCTCGGCTTCCTCTCGGTACCCATCGGTGTGATGACCGGAATTGTGGAGTAA
- a CDS encoding carbohydrate ABC transporter permease, producing the protein MSTVSHTQEAPEATEPPVPPSPVHAELLRRARRRRRARTVLFHVLSWGLAVVILYPGVWMLLSAFRPSNQIIGQTGLIPDETTLDNFRKALEGIGGISFWTFFGNSMILAVGSVMGICLSCSVSAYAFARIDFPGRRIFFALMIGTLLLPFHVVIIPQFIMFNEIGWTDSYGPLLIGKFLATEAFFVFLMVQFMRNLPRELDESARIDGAGHPRIFFSIVLPLMRPVLATASIFAFIWSWNDFLAPLIYLRSPDSYPLPLMLRQYTDQTTVSDYGAQMAAAVLALVPVLLFFVLFQRYIVEGVATQGLKG; encoded by the coding sequence ATGAGCACTGTCAGTCACACCCAGGAAGCCCCGGAGGCCACCGAGCCGCCCGTGCCGCCCTCCCCGGTCCACGCCGAACTGCTGCGGCGCGCCAGGCGCCGGCGGCGGGCGCGGACCGTTCTCTTCCACGTGCTGTCCTGGGGCCTGGCCGTGGTGATCCTCTATCCCGGCGTGTGGATGCTGCTCTCGGCGTTCCGGCCGAGCAACCAGATCATCGGGCAGACCGGGCTGATCCCGGACGAGACCACGCTGGACAACTTCCGCAAGGCGCTGGAGGGAATCGGCGGCATTTCGTTCTGGACGTTCTTCGGGAACTCCATGATTCTGGCCGTCGGTTCGGTGATGGGAATCTGCCTTTCCTGTTCGGTCTCCGCCTATGCCTTCGCCAGAATCGACTTCCCGGGGCGGCGGATCTTCTTCGCCCTGATGATCGGCACCCTGCTGCTGCCGTTCCATGTGGTGATCATTCCGCAGTTCATCATGTTCAACGAGATCGGCTGGACCGACTCCTACGGTCCGTTGCTGATCGGAAAGTTCCTGGCGACCGAGGCGTTCTTCGTCTTTCTGATGGTGCAGTTCATGCGGAATCTGCCCAGGGAGTTGGACGAGTCGGCGCGGATCGACGGCGCGGGGCATCCCCGGATCTTCTTCTCCATCGTGTTGCCGCTGATGCGCCCTGTGTTGGCGACGGCGTCGATCTTCGCCTTCATCTGGAGCTGGAACGACTTCCTGGCGCCGTTGATCTATCTGCGCAGCCCGGACAGCTATCCGCTGCCGCTGATGCTGCGCCAGTACACCGACCAGACGACGGTGTCGGACTACGGCGCGCAGATGGCCGCCGCGGTGCTCGCGCTGGTTCCGGTGTTGCTCTTCTTTGTCCTTTTCCAGCGCTATATCGTCGAGGGCGTGGCCACACAGGGACTGAAGGGCTGA
- a CDS encoding LysR family transcriptional regulator, protein MQLQQLRYFVAVADTRHFTRAARREHVAQPSLSQQIKALERELGAELFHRARGHISLTDAGVALLPLARRILADTETARREVQEVAQLRRGRVRLGAPPSLCASLVPDVLRHFRDSYPDVELLVHEDGSQDLVRALAAGQLDLALVITPLSGQAPALTTDELLREELVVISSPTERDPLPSGPIRIQDLRDRPLVMFRHGYDLRELTLAACHAAGFEPTFSVAGGEMDAVLSFVRAGLGVAVVPSMVAARSGLRTARFAPPGLNRTISLAHRGDVSPTRAARELQHIILSAAA, encoded by the coding sequence GTGCAGCTGCAACAGCTGAGGTACTTCGTCGCGGTGGCCGACACGCGGCACTTCACCCGCGCGGCCCGCCGGGAGCATGTGGCGCAACCCTCGCTCTCCCAACAGATCAAGGCGCTGGAACGGGAGCTGGGCGCCGAGCTGTTCCACCGGGCGCGCGGACACATCTCGCTCACCGACGCGGGCGTCGCGCTGCTGCCCCTGGCCCGCCGCATCCTGGCGGACACCGAGACCGCCCGCCGCGAGGTGCAGGAGGTCGCCCAGCTGCGCCGGGGGCGCGTGCGCCTGGGCGCGCCGCCCAGCCTCTGCGCCAGCCTGGTGCCCGACGTGCTCCGCCACTTCCGTGACAGCTACCCGGACGTCGAGCTGCTCGTCCACGAGGACGGTTCCCAGGACCTGGTCCGCGCGCTGGCCGCCGGCCAGTTGGACCTGGCGCTGGTGATCACCCCGCTCAGCGGGCAGGCCCCCGCCCTGACCACCGACGAGCTGCTGCGCGAGGAGCTGGTGGTGATCTCCTCACCCACCGAACGTGATCCGCTGCCGTCCGGACCCATCCGCATCCAGGACCTGCGCGACCGGCCCCTCGTGATGTTCCGGCACGGCTACGACCTGCGGGAACTCACCCTGGCCGCGTGCCATGCCGCCGGATTCGAACCCACCTTCAGCGTGGCGGGCGGCGAGATGGACGCGGTGCTCAGCTTCGTCCGCGCGGGGCTCGGCGTGGCCGTCGTCCCCAGCATGGTCGCCGCCCGATCCGGCCTCCGCACGGCCCGCTTCGCCCCGCCGGGCCTCAACCGCACCATCTCCCTGGCCCACCGGGGCGACGTCTCCCCGACCCGCGCCGCGCGAGAACTCCAACACATCATCCTGAGCGCGGCGGCGTAG
- a CDS encoding carbohydrate ABC transporter permease has translation MSLTQQASPGAPQDRPTRRPKPPGARRRAAETRAGYAFLAPWLLGFIALTAGPMLASLYLAFTNYHPIRGGSWIGLDNFSRLFDDSRFLDSAQVTAIYAVVGTPIKLVAALGVAMLLNSRRRGQGTYRSLFYAPSLIGASVSVAIVWKAVFNDQGIVDDIGQFFGMPAGGWVGNPDLTLPMMILLAVWQFGAPMVIFLAGLKQIPNELYEAAQVDGAGPWRQFVRITLPMLSPVLFFNLVLETINSFQVFASAFIISGGTGGPANSTLFYTLYLYQRGFGQGQLGYAAAMAWLLVIVVGIITLVFFKTSKYWVHYSGDGR, from the coding sequence ATGTCCCTGACGCAACAGGCGTCCCCGGGTGCTCCGCAGGACCGGCCGACCCGCCGGCCCAAGCCCCCGGGCGCGCGGCGCCGGGCGGCCGAGACCCGGGCCGGTTACGCCTTTCTCGCGCCCTGGCTGCTGGGCTTCATCGCCCTGACCGCCGGCCCCATGTTGGCCTCGCTCTATCTGGCCTTCACCAACTACCACCCGATCCGCGGTGGCAGTTGGATCGGGCTCGACAACTTCAGCAGACTCTTCGACGACTCCAGATTCCTGGACTCCGCCCAGGTCACGGCGATCTACGCGGTGGTGGGCACGCCCATCAAGCTGGTCGCCGCGCTCGGGGTGGCGATGCTGCTGAACTCCAGGCGCCGGGGACAGGGCACCTACCGTTCGTTGTTCTACGCGCCCTCGCTGATCGGTGCGAGCGTCTCGGTCGCGATCGTCTGGAAGGCGGTCTTCAACGACCAGGGCATCGTGGACGACATCGGACAGTTCTTCGGGATGCCGGCCGGCGGCTGGGTGGGGAACCCCGATCTCACCCTGCCGATGATGATCCTGCTGGCGGTCTGGCAGTTCGGCGCGCCGATGGTCATCTTCCTCGCCGGGCTCAAGCAGATCCCCAACGAGCTGTACGAGGCGGCCCAGGTGGACGGCGCCGGCCCCTGGCGCCAGTTCGTCCGGATCACGCTGCCGATGCTCTCGCCGGTCCTGTTCTTCAACCTGGTGCTGGAGACGATCAACTCGTTCCAGGTCTTCGCCTCCGCCTTCATCATCTCCGGCGGCACCGGCGGTCCGGCCAACTCCACCCTCTTCTACACCCTCTACCTCTACCAGCGCGGATTCGGTCAGGGGCAGCTCGGCTACGCGGCGGCGATGGCCTGGCTGTTGGTGATCGTGGTCGGCATCATCACCCTGGTCTTCTTCAAGACCTCCAAGTACTGGGTCCACTACTCGGGGGACGGCCGATGA
- a CDS encoding succinate dehydrogenase/fumarate reductase iron-sulfur subunit, whose product MRLTLRIWRQSGPDERGSMRSYEVDGIAPEMSFLEMLDTLNEELILGGEEPVAFDHDCREGICGACGMVINGEAHGPDRTTTCQLHMRHFEDGDTVDIEPWRASAFPVVKDLVVDRSAFDRVIGSGGYVSAPTGSAPEAHATPVPKEVADTAFEHAECIGCGACVAACPNGSAMLFTSAKVVHLNVLPQGAPERESRVLDMVETMDTEGFGGCTNTGMCTSVCPKGIPLSSISTMNREYLRALRKGV is encoded by the coding sequence GTGAGACTCACCCTGCGCATCTGGCGCCAGTCCGGACCCGACGAGCGTGGCTCCATGAGGAGTTACGAGGTCGACGGCATCGCCCCTGAGATGTCCTTCCTGGAGATGCTGGACACCCTCAACGAGGAGCTGATCCTCGGCGGCGAGGAGCCGGTCGCCTTCGACCACGACTGCCGGGAGGGGATCTGCGGCGCCTGCGGGATGGTGATCAACGGGGAGGCGCACGGGCCCGACCGCACCACCACCTGCCAGCTGCACATGCGGCACTTCGAGGACGGCGACACGGTGGACATCGAGCCCTGGCGGGCGTCGGCGTTCCCGGTCGTGAAGGACCTGGTGGTGGACCGTTCGGCCTTCGACCGGGTGATCGGCTCGGGCGGCTATGTGTCGGCGCCCACCGGCAGCGCCCCGGAGGCGCACGCCACGCCGGTGCCCAAGGAGGTGGCCGACACGGCGTTCGAGCACGCCGAGTGCATCGGGTGCGGTGCCTGTGTGGCGGCCTGCCCCAACGGGTCGGCGATGCTCTTCACCTCCGCGAAGGTGGTGCACCTGAACGTTCTGCCGCAGGGCGCGCCCGAGCGGGAGAGCCGGGTGCTGGACATGGTGGAGACCATGGACACCGAGGGCTTCGGCGGCTGCACCAACACCGGTATGTGCACCTCGGTCTGCCCCAAGGGCATTCCGCTGTCGTCGATCTCCACCATGAACCGCGAGTATCTGCGGGCCCTGCGCAAGGGCGTCTGA